In Sutterella faecalis, a genomic segment contains:
- a CDS encoding molybdopterin-dependent oxidoreductase, which translates to MTERETLTASHWGLFYALTKDGRLTGARPFEKDCAPSPNLEDIASLPYAEARILEPMVRRSFLERGKDSRADRGNDSYVPVSWDKALDLAADAIRSTYRDFGPSAVWGRSYGWKSPGSVNNSIALLQRLLNLMGGYIETGNSYSTAAIGTILPYALGIKDPRSTGWDTILEHTERIVLWGCDPLVTNDIDWTTTLHEGTEIFRSLKGHPRIRTIAVNPVCPRTAQEIGSQWIAARPGTDCALMLGILYVLIKENLADEAFLSRCTTGWPELRSYVLGDEDGIAKTPAWAAAESGVPAHDIEALARDMAAHRTMIMFGWGPQRARYGELPPWMAVALAAALGQIGLPGGGIGTNYHYCNGGCPPGTGPQLGQIPSRVPPAVPVVHPWKGSRAVPVARMADVLAHPGKVIAWNGSRIEYPDVHLVFWAGGNPFAHHPDTRRLEEAWRRPDAVIVAESFWNATARHADIVLPASTFLERTDITPIGTYINDGIVLMKQAIDPIGGSKSDYAIFSALARRLGLEEPFTEGLTEAEWIRKLYEDARSRSLASGLKTLLPKWESFEKAGVILYPHEKKNEGYVAFADFRRDPEAHPLKTETGKIVLYSERIASLGYADCPPHPAYLKPYEAYGNAEHAADAAALRNPEGGYLQLVSPKSDARLHSQLNAVTFRKSQIAGREICLINPADASLRNIATGDVIRVSSLRGAILAGAVVTDSVRPGAVVVHHGGWFDPQKVEGEALDVHGSSNVLTPDDPASSLSCGNIASTALVQVSKWTGTAPEVKVFEPPEN; encoded by the coding sequence ATGACTGAGAGAGAAACTTTAACTGCCTCTCACTGGGGACTCTTCTACGCCCTGACCAAAGATGGCCGCCTCACGGGCGCCAGGCCATTTGAGAAGGACTGTGCGCCGTCGCCCAATCTTGAGGACATCGCCAGCCTCCCCTACGCAGAAGCCAGAATCCTTGAGCCCATGGTGCGCCGGAGTTTTCTGGAAAGGGGGAAAGATAGCCGCGCGGACCGCGGAAATGATTCCTACGTTCCGGTGAGCTGGGATAAGGCGCTCGACCTTGCAGCCGACGCGATTCGAAGCACCTACCGGGATTTCGGGCCGAGCGCCGTTTGGGGCCGTTCCTACGGCTGGAAGTCTCCGGGAAGCGTCAACAATTCAATTGCGCTCCTTCAGAGGCTTCTCAACCTCATGGGCGGCTACATCGAAACCGGGAACAGCTACTCCACCGCCGCGATCGGAACCATTCTCCCCTACGCGCTCGGCATCAAGGACCCGCGCTCCACGGGCTGGGACACGATTCTCGAACATACGGAACGGATCGTCCTCTGGGGGTGCGACCCGCTCGTCACGAACGACATCGACTGGACGACGACGCTCCATGAGGGAACGGAGATCTTCAGAAGCCTTAAAGGCCACCCGCGCATCCGCACCATTGCGGTCAACCCCGTCTGCCCCAGGACCGCTCAGGAAATCGGAAGCCAGTGGATTGCCGCCAGGCCCGGCACCGACTGCGCCCTGATGCTCGGGATCCTCTACGTGCTGATTAAGGAGAATCTTGCCGACGAAGCGTTCCTCAGCCGCTGCACCACCGGCTGGCCCGAGCTAAGGTCCTATGTTCTCGGCGACGAGGACGGCATTGCCAAAACGCCCGCCTGGGCGGCAGCGGAATCGGGAGTCCCGGCTCATGACATTGAGGCGCTCGCCCGCGACATGGCCGCTCACCGCACGATGATCATGTTCGGCTGGGGGCCGCAGCGCGCCCGCTACGGGGAACTCCCGCCATGGATGGCGGTGGCTCTGGCCGCTGCGCTCGGCCAGATCGGGCTCCCGGGCGGCGGCATCGGCACCAACTACCACTACTGCAACGGCGGCTGCCCGCCGGGAACGGGCCCGCAGCTCGGCCAGATCCCGTCGAGGGTGCCTCCCGCAGTTCCCGTCGTCCATCCCTGGAAAGGGAGCCGCGCCGTTCCGGTCGCCCGAATGGCGGACGTTCTCGCCCATCCCGGCAAGGTCATCGCCTGGAACGGCAGCCGGATCGAATACCCGGACGTGCACCTCGTCTTCTGGGCGGGCGGCAATCCCTTCGCGCACCATCCGGATACGAGAAGGCTCGAGGAGGCCTGGCGCCGCCCTGACGCCGTGATCGTCGCCGAAAGCTTCTGGAACGCCACCGCGCGGCATGCGGACATTGTTCTTCCAGCATCGACCTTTCTGGAGAGAACCGACATCACGCCGATCGGCACCTACATCAATGACGGCATCGTCCTCATGAAGCAGGCGATTGACCCGATCGGGGGCTCGAAAAGCGACTACGCCATCTTCTCCGCCCTCGCTCGCCGCCTCGGACTTGAGGAACCCTTCACGGAGGGGCTCACGGAAGCAGAATGGATCCGAAAGCTCTACGAGGACGCGAGAAGCCGGAGCCTCGCATCCGGCCTCAAAACGCTTCTCCCCAAATGGGAATCTTTTGAAAAAGCCGGCGTCATTCTCTACCCGCACGAAAAGAAGAATGAAGGGTATGTCGCATTCGCGGATTTCCGCCGCGACCCCGAAGCGCATCCCCTCAAAACGGAGACCGGGAAGATCGTTCTTTATTCAGAACGAATCGCCAGCCTCGGCTACGCAGACTGCCCGCCGCACCCCGCCTACCTGAAGCCCTATGAGGCTTACGGGAACGCGGAACATGCGGCTGACGCTGCGGCGCTCAGAAATCCTGAAGGCGGGTACCTCCAGCTCGTATCGCCCAAAAGCGATGCGCGGCTTCACAGCCAGCTCAATGCCGTTACCTTCAGGAAGTCCCAGATTGCCGGCCGGGAAATCTGCCTCATCAACCCGGCGGATGCGTCTCTGCGCAACATTGCAACGGGCGACGTGATCCGGGTCTCGAGCCTCCGCGGCGCCATTCTTGCAGGCGCCGTCGTAACGGATTCCGTTCGTCCGGGAGCCGTCGTCGTACATCACGGCGGCTGGTTTGACCCGCAGAAGGTGGAGGGCGAAGCACTCGACGTTCACGGATCATCAAACGTCCTCACGCCCGATGATCCGGCAAGCTCCCTCTCCTGCGGCAACATTGCCTCCACTGCGCTCGTTCAGGTTTCCAAATGGACAGGGACAGCGCCGGAGGTTAAGGTCTTCGAGCCGCCAGAAAACTGA
- a CDS encoding MetQ/NlpA family ABC transporter substrate-binding protein codes for MSIFHHSLKSFAGAAAAAVLACTAFSSTAAAADVIRIGATPVPHADILNFIKPKLEKEGVELKVTEFTDFVQLNLALSNKDLDANYFQSTPYLETYEKQYGVKFATLVGVHLEPMAVYSKKYKSLSEIPEGSRIALPSYPTTEGRALKVLESTGLIKLREGASLLSTVRDIAENPKNLTFYELEAAQVPLALNDVAAAVINANFALQAGLSPIKDSIAIEPSSSPFVNIVVVRPGDETKPAFQKLKAAITSPEVKKFIEEKYKGGVIPTF; via the coding sequence ATGTCTATTTTTCATCATTCCCTGAAATCCTTCGCCGGCGCAGCCGCTGCCGCCGTCCTTGCCTGCACTGCCTTTTCGTCCACTGCCGCCGCTGCCGACGTGATCCGTATCGGCGCAACGCCGGTGCCGCACGCCGACATCCTCAACTTCATCAAGCCGAAGCTCGAAAAGGAAGGCGTTGAGCTCAAGGTGACTGAGTTCACGGACTTTGTGCAACTTAACCTTGCCCTCAGCAACAAGGACCTCGACGCTAACTACTTCCAGTCGACGCCCTACCTTGAGACCTACGAGAAGCAATACGGCGTCAAGTTCGCAACGCTGGTCGGCGTCCATCTCGAGCCGATGGCCGTCTACTCCAAAAAATACAAGAGCCTCAGCGAGATCCCGGAAGGCTCCCGCATTGCGCTTCCGAGCTATCCGACAACGGAAGGGCGCGCGCTCAAGGTGCTCGAGTCCACGGGCCTCATCAAGCTTCGCGAGGGCGCCTCGCTTCTCTCGACTGTTAGAGACATCGCGGAGAACCCCAAGAACCTCACGTTCTATGAACTCGAGGCGGCTCAGGTTCCGCTTGCGCTCAACGACGTCGCCGCCGCCGTCATCAACGCGAACTTCGCGCTCCAGGCGGGCCTGAGTCCGATCAAGGACTCGATCGCGATCGAGCCTTCCTCGTCGCCCTTCGTCAACATCGTCGTGGTGCGCCCTGGCGATGAGACGAAGCCCGCGTTCCAGAAGCTCAAGGCCGCGATCACGTCGCCCGAGGTCAAAAAATTCATTGAGGAGAAGTACAAGGGCGGCGTCATTCCGACCTTTTGA
- a CDS encoding IS1634 family transposase, producing the protein MKSGNKKQLTGFSVQKDGETEKWHVFLRTNRRSGYQYVVAETNHWDKEKKQARVTGRQMVGRIQPTNEITVSPRFRKRFPQFTQPELFFWEGQLLSRSEYLSANPNAQQEWDELEAQQQKDAKEAAAKAQLLASGEELEPDPLEEMRQARRYLRIGKPWAAWMTLLNCGMLDALVGIFGADDGLLLAQLAVYVFDQGPAMDRFEDWAAATGLPRLQPVSGQRISELLSRIDQSKIDAFFKTRYDAARERFFARQRAQTSSGEDAGEPQQPFLVAFDSTGISTFSTTIDQAEYGHAKQNPELKQVNLMLLCDEETGEAIFAYSYWGSINDSKAFVPILKHMISAGFDLSFVTFVTDRGFRNPFATQFLLDHHIGFVQGIPIVEDSVKKLFRQHRDLLTQNGYMNGDTGFVEMALSPSEAEAWTENLPGVKPIQRKVFIYLYYNPLTNSFAARRLAKDVEDALKVLNSGRKLDPRLAQRTANCIGEKESDKGHKVYYRKAQVMTRKTEFEGCLAIRTDRYLSAAQVFTIYSDRNNIERTFRELKVEEDARRLMATQTAFEGKLFVYELAQSIYRQVAMQARKKQAVLPGNSLNKLLAAIEPVVAVRVGNSREWRVDLLTRRQTQVYEQIGVTPPAGKHYFWC; encoded by the coding sequence ATGAAAAGCGGTAACAAAAAACAACTCACCGGTTTCTCCGTGCAGAAGGATGGGGAGACTGAAAAGTGGCATGTTTTCCTGAGAACCAATCGCCGGTCCGGCTATCAGTACGTCGTGGCTGAGACTAATCATTGGGACAAGGAGAAGAAGCAGGCCCGCGTGACGGGGCGTCAGATGGTCGGCCGCATTCAGCCAACCAATGAGATCACCGTGTCCCCCAGGTTCCGCAAAAGATTTCCCCAATTCACACAGCCCGAACTCTTCTTTTGGGAAGGTCAGCTGCTCTCGCGATCTGAGTATCTTTCTGCCAATCCAAATGCTCAGCAGGAATGGGATGAGCTGGAGGCGCAGCAGCAGAAAGACGCGAAGGAAGCCGCCGCAAAGGCGCAGCTGCTGGCTTCCGGCGAGGAACTGGAACCGGATCCGCTTGAGGAAATGCGTCAGGCGCGCCGTTATCTCCGCATCGGCAAGCCCTGGGCTGCATGGATGACGCTGCTCAACTGCGGCATGCTCGATGCCCTTGTGGGCATTTTCGGCGCGGATGACGGACTGCTTCTTGCTCAGTTGGCCGTCTATGTCTTCGACCAGGGACCTGCCATGGATCGATTTGAGGATTGGGCCGCTGCCACAGGGCTTCCTCGACTGCAGCCTGTTTCCGGGCAGAGGATTTCAGAGCTTCTCAGCCGAATTGATCAGAGCAAAATCGACGCCTTTTTCAAGACGCGCTACGACGCTGCGCGCGAGAGGTTCTTTGCTCGCCAGCGAGCACAGACCAGCTCCGGCGAAGACGCCGGAGAGCCTCAGCAGCCGTTCCTCGTCGCCTTCGACAGCACAGGCATCAGTACATTTTCCACAACCATCGATCAAGCGGAGTACGGCCACGCCAAGCAGAACCCGGAGCTCAAGCAGGTCAATCTGATGCTTCTATGCGATGAGGAAACGGGCGAGGCCATCTTCGCTTACAGCTACTGGGGATCCATCAATGACTCAAAGGCGTTTGTCCCCATTCTGAAGCACATGATTTCCGCCGGCTTCGATCTGTCCTTTGTGACGTTTGTTACGGATCGCGGCTTCAGGAATCCGTTTGCCACGCAATTCCTGCTTGATCATCACATTGGATTCGTCCAGGGCATTCCCATCGTTGAAGACTCCGTCAAGAAGCTGTTCCGCCAGCACCGGGATCTGCTCACGCAGAACGGCTACATGAACGGCGACACGGGATTTGTTGAAATGGCTCTCAGCCCCTCGGAGGCTGAAGCCTGGACGGAAAATTTACCGGGGGTGAAGCCTATTCAGCGCAAGGTCTTCATTTACCTCTATTACAATCCCCTGACCAACAGTTTCGCAGCGCGACGCCTAGCCAAGGATGTCGAGGATGCGCTCAAGGTTCTGAATTCGGGCAGGAAACTGGACCCCCGTCTGGCTCAGCGTACGGCCAATTGCATCGGAGAGAAGGAATCCGATAAGGGTCATAAGGTTTACTACCGCAAGGCGCAGGTTATGACGCGGAAGACCGAGTTTGAAGGGTGCCTGGCCATCCGAACGGATCGGTATTTGTCTGCGGCTCAAGTGTTTACGATCTACTCGGACCGCAACAACATCGAACGCACCTTCCGGGAGCTGAAGGTCGAGGAAGATGCGCGCCGCCTGATGGCAACGCAGACTGCCTTTGAGGGAAAGCTGTTCGTTTATGAACTGGCCCAGTCAATCTATAGACAGGTAGCCATGCAGGCTCGAAAGAAGCAGGCTGTTCTGCCTGGGAACTCATTGAACAAGCTTCTGGCAGCCATTGAGCCGGTAGTGGCTGTGCGTGTGGGGAACAGCCGTGAATGGAGGGTGGATCTGCTGACCAGGCGGCAGACTCAGGTCTATGAGCAGATCGGCGTCACCCCTCCCGCGGGGAAGCACTACTTTTGGTGCTAG
- a CDS encoding ATP-binding protein → MFQRQEVKLLIERLNEPRRFIQVVMGPRQVGKTTVVNQALDALNVPAAYYSADNVADTAGWISSCWEQARLEMRLNGWSQNILVFDAIQKIPNWSEAVKAEWDRDAREKTNIKVVLLGSSRIWISRGLSESLMGRCEEIRMTHWAYDEMREAFGLTLDEYVYFGGYPGAAGDIRDKDRWRSYIQGAIIDASVNRDILVDTPVAKPALLRRTFELGAQYSGEILSLTKMLGQLQDAGNTTTLTHYLNKLNEAGLLGALQKYAADEARKRASIPKFQVHNNALKTAMKDDAFASVRADPAVWGRYVESAVGAYLMSQSFRLRFDLAYWRDGSDEVDFVIRARGKLIAIEVKSNFEKSSKGLEVFRQKFGADRAFIVGPAGLSLETFLKADISELWR, encoded by the coding sequence ATGTTTCAGCGACAGGAAGTCAAGTTGTTGATAGAGCGGCTCAATGAGCCGAGGCGCTTCATTCAGGTGGTTATGGGGCCCCGTCAGGTGGGTAAAACAACGGTCGTGAATCAGGCGCTTGACGCCCTCAATGTGCCGGCCGCCTACTATTCCGCCGATAATGTGGCGGACACGGCCGGGTGGATTTCATCCTGCTGGGAGCAGGCGAGACTGGAGATGCGCCTTAACGGCTGGTCTCAGAACATCTTGGTTTTCGATGCGATTCAAAAAATCCCGAACTGGAGCGAAGCCGTTAAAGCCGAATGGGATCGTGATGCCCGGGAAAAGACAAACATCAAGGTGGTGCTCTTAGGATCGTCCCGGATATGGATTTCCAGAGGATTGAGTGAGTCACTGATGGGGAGATGCGAAGAAATTCGCATGACGCACTGGGCTTACGATGAGATGCGGGAAGCCTTTGGACTTACGTTGGACGAATATGTTTATTTCGGCGGCTACCCCGGAGCGGCAGGCGACATCAGGGACAAGGATCGGTGGCGGTCATACATTCAGGGCGCCATCATCGACGCCTCGGTCAACAGAGATATTCTCGTTGATACGCCGGTCGCGAAGCCGGCGCTGCTGCGCAGAACCTTTGAGCTGGGCGCGCAGTATTCAGGAGAAATTCTGTCTCTCACTAAAATGCTCGGTCAGCTTCAGGATGCAGGGAATACGACCACGCTAACGCATTACCTCAACAAGCTCAATGAGGCGGGCCTGTTGGGAGCACTGCAGAAATATGCCGCAGACGAGGCGCGCAAGCGCGCGAGCATCCCGAAATTTCAAGTGCACAACAACGCGCTGAAAACCGCGATGAAGGACGACGCTTTCGCTTCGGTACGTGCCGATCCGGCTGTCTGGGGGCGCTACGTGGAGTCTGCTGTCGGCGCTTATTTGATGAGTCAATCGTTCCGTCTGCGTTTTGATTTGGCGTACTGGCGGGATGGATCCGATGAAGTGGATTTCGTCATCAGAGCTCGCGGCAAGCTGATTGCCATCGAGGTGAAAAGCAATTTCGAAAAGTCTTCTAAGGGACTGGAGGTCTTTCGTCAGAAGTTCGGTGCAGATCGTGCCTTTATCGTCGGACCGGCAGGTTTGTCTCTGGAGACTTTTCTGAAGGCAGACATTTCGGAATTGTGGCGTTGA